The following are encoded together in the Triticum dicoccoides isolate Atlit2015 ecotype Zavitan chromosome 6B, WEW_v2.0, whole genome shotgun sequence genome:
- the LOC119324285 gene encoding D-amino-acid transaminase, chloroplastic-like: MAHLSAPPAAAGHRVSPSHRPILGVKKIAPSSGRAVAPAGLPSWRAAVATAAASSNRAAPAGTIVNPIDVPLLSFSEIAERLDAFQASGARSQNYVAMYSSIFGGITTDPSAMVIPLDDHMVHRGHGVFDTAAIMDGHLYELEQHIDRFLNSAQMAKIPLPFDRSTIRSVLIQTVCASKCPQGSLRYWLSVGPGDFQLSSSGCRNPALYAVVIESPSLPEPSGCKVITSSIPVKSPQFAVMKNVNYLPNALTKLEGEENGGFTGIWLDDEDFVAEGSNMNVGFVTPNKELLMPRFDKILSGCTAKRVLALAEQLVENGMLSGISSRNVSVQEGKEADEMMLIGSGILVKPVVQWDDQMIGSGKEGPIAQTLFSLILEDMRSGPPSVRIPVPY, translated from the exons ATGGCCCACCTCTCCGCCCCGCCTGCTGCCGCCGGCCACCGCGTCTCCCCTTCGCATCGGCCGATCCTCGGTGTGAAGAAAATCGCGCCGTCATCGGGCCGAGCCGTCGCGCCGGCTGGGCTTCCTTCGTGGAGGGCTGCGGTGGCTACAGCCGCCGCGAGCTCCAATCGGGCAG CACCGGCCGGCACCATTGTCAATCCAATTGATGTCCCTCTCTTGTCTTTCTCTGAG ATTGCAGAAAGGCTTGATGCGTTCCAAGCATCTGGTGCTAGAAGTCAAAATTACGTGGCCATGTACTCTAGTATTTTTGGTGGAATTACCACAGATCCCTCAGCAATGGTGATACCGCTTGATGACCACATGGTCCATAGAGGACATGGTGTTTTTGATACTGCTGCTATTATGGATGG TCACCTTTATGAGTTAGAACAGCATATCGACCGCTTCCTGAATTCTGCACAGATGGCCAAAATCCCATTGCCATTTGACCGTTCAACAATTCGAAGTGTACTTATTCAAACTGTGTGTGCATCAAAATGTCCTCAAGGATCACTCAGGTACTGGTTGTCTGTTGGACCTGGAGACTTCCAATTATCTTCATCTGGCTGTAGAAACCCAGCTCTCTACGCTGTTGTCATTGAAAGTCCATCTTTGCCAGAACCGTCGGGCTGCAAAGTGATTACATCATCCATACCGGTAAAGTCTCCACAGTTTGCGGTCATGAAAAATGTAAACTACCTGCCGAATGCACTCACCAAGCTGGAAGGTGAGGAAAATGGTGGGTTTACCGGCATCTGGTTGGATGATGAGGATTTCGTTGCTGAGGGTTCAAACATGAATGTTGGCTTTGTGACACCGAACAAGGAACTTCTCATGCCCCGCTTCGACAAGATCCTGAGTGGGTGCACGGCAAAACGGGTTCTGGCCCTTGCCGAGCAGCTAGTGGAGAATGGAATGCTCAGTGGGATATCTTCAAGGAATGTGAGTgtccaggaagggaaggaggcCGACGAGATGATGCTCATTGGGAGTGGAATTCTTGTCAAACCTGTTGTTCAGTGGGATGATCAGATGATTGGCTCCG GTAAAGAAGGCCCAATTGCTCAAACACTTTTCAGCCTTATTCTTGAGGACATGAGATCTGGTCCCCCCTCAGTTCGTATCCCTGTCCCTTACTGA